The Silene latifolia isolate original U9 population chromosome Y, ASM4854445v1, whole genome shotgun sequence sequence TGCACATTATAGAACTTTGTAGAAGTATTCATACCATTTTCTAATACAAAAGGACAATCAGTTTTCATCATTGTGTGTGTTTCTGTTAAGAGTTTTTGCTTGAGGTGTTCCATTTTTATTCTCGGAAATGATTAGGTTTGATTCAACTTTCCTAAGACATGGCTGTTTTAGGTTACTACAGCTGATAGGCTGATAGATCTAGTATAGGTAATCTagttacacaaattctcattatagacggacactatccgtctatacgtatagacggataccatttaccctcacaaaatactcatttgccataaagtgggaagcacatggggggtgccccaccttgtcccccctacccattttattagaggtctttacccgtttgTTCggcccacccgtctataccaagacctattgatctaGTTATGTTGCTTGCTTTAGTTACTTGTATCTCTGATTCTTGCCGTCTTTGTGCAGGAGAGCATCTATGCACAGGTTTTCAGAAGTACTATGGCGTAAAGTAGGTGATTCAATGCAAACAAATGCTAACCGACCTAATCCTATTGCTCGGAGTCTACCTCAACTTGTTTCCGGCTCTCTAAGCTCTTCTTTATCGCCCTACATTTAACTAAAGTCCCGTAGGCTTCATTTTCAGTCCTCAAGTTGTACACCGCTCACTCTTTCAATCTGTCAACCAATCCCGATGCgtgttcttgctagccaattTCCCACAATAAACTTGACGCTTTAGGTTAAGCGTCTCTTTCAGATTTCTGAAAGCCATACACAGTGTTCAGCAATGACTCACCGTGGTAGAGCATCCCTTACTATACATGACTCTAAAAAAGGGCCTTACGTGGACTTGTCATATGTCGAAACATGCCAAGGTTCAGTGTTGAATGAATCTTCATTTCCTTCTActtttaaaaaaattgaaaaattaagacCCCTTAGTCATGTTCCTGCATCATTACCTGAAAAATCTGGTCTAAGTAACGAATGCCCATCTCGTGCTTCAATGTTCTGCACCAATTTGTATCAATCATCGTCATCTAATTCAGAATCTCAAAGGCAGCTTGGAAATCTGCCATTTCTGCCAACCCCATCTACGCCTTCTATTCATTCAATCAAGACTAATttactcatgcaagatgattcaGACAATCTGTATGATCAGCTAAGGCACTCAGAGAATTCATTTAGAGATTTTCTTAATTATCCTGGAGATACATCTGATGGAGAATACGATGATGTCACTTGTGGAAGTGACTCTTTTGCTCTAAATGAGCAGTTGGAGCTACAGCTATTGTCCGATGAACTACACATTGCTATGACTGACAGCGGAGAAAACCCAGGAATTAATGTAAGTTTGATAACAATAACCCGGGAGTTCTTTATACTCCCTTTGCTCCTCCAGAAAGCTGAATAGCTAATTATTTTGTTCTGAAGGAAATATACGAGGTATCGCCAGTGGCATCAAGGCCAGCTGAGGCAGCTGTGCATAGCACCCCACAATCTGCACCACCATCAGTAAATGCTGTTTCCAGTCACAAGGCACCTGTGAATACAACTCCTCATAGGACGAGAATGAGATGGACGCCTGAGCTCCATGAACGTTTTGTAGATGCTGTCAACAAACTTGATGGTGCTGAAAGTATATATCTTCTGTATTAAAATCTCTTTTAGCTTTACCTTATTTGAAATTCCTGTGCATTGCTTATTGTACCTTAAATTTTAGAAGCGACTCCAAAAGGTGTATTAAAGCTGATGAACGTTGAAGGAGTCACTATCTATCATGTGAAAAGCCACTTGCAGGTATGAGACATCGAGAAGTAGATATGGTGTAAACTCAAGTAAAGTTTTGATCGACCTGTCGCTTATTTTTGGCTCAGTCTGTTCAATTTTCCTTTCCTGCCGGTTATTTTTGGCTCAGTCTGTTCAATTTTCCTCTCCTGCAGAAGTACAGAGTAGCGAAGTATATACCAGAGAAAAAGGAAGGTCAGCAAATTTTATTACATGTAATTTTACTACTTACTATACGCTGATGCTTGATGGTGTAACCGCGTAGAGTATAACAGTGCTTCaaaatattgtgtttattttgtttgaaaataAATAGATAACCGCGTACTTACTACACAGATAATAATTTTTGTTGTACAGATAAGAAGACTTCTAGTTCAGAAGAGAAAAGGACCCAGTCAAGCAACAAAGCCTGTGATGGATCAAATAAAGGGTATGTGTAGCTCGTTGCTTCCCTAATTCTGGCGAGACCTGTTTGTTTTTGACGCAACTGTtggactttgttttttttttaatttacttTTTGTAGGAGTATAACTGAGGCTCTTCGGATGCAAATGGAAGTGCAGAAACAGCTGCATGAACAACTTGAGGTATGTACTGTGTCTGACTTAACTGATACTCCGTATGTTATTCACCACTTCACTGAGGCTGGGTGTTGCATGTCCTACACTCTGATAAGGCACGACACGGCATTTTGACAATTCCTTTTAAGTAAACAACACAACTATTTCACAAAATACCCGTGCCTGGGCGTTGCAGCTGAGTATGAATAATATAGAGGATGTTTATGATAGGTTCAAAAAGTGTGCTGAAATTGTTGCTCACACAGGTGCAAAGGCAACATCAGGTACGCATAGAAGAACATGCCCGGTACCTGCAAAAGATCTTAGAGGAACAGCAAAAAACTCGCTGTGCCTTAGTCTCAACACGCCAACATCTCCCCGTTCGCCCAAATCACTAGCTAAACCGGCTGTGTCCAAAACGGATTCCTCAACTTCGTTGCCAACAAAGCACCGAGCTGATGAACTCGACAATCTAGAGTTTTCGCCATGCCATAAAAAGCCTTGCCTTGAGGCTAATTCTAAATCGACTCCAGATGTTTATGATGTCGATAATTCATCATGATGGCCGTGGTTTCTTCACCTATTGTTCGTCTTCTTTTCCTCTTCTTATTTCCAAAGATCTGTCCTCTCTATCCCCCCTTATATAAAAAGTGTGCAAAGGTGTTTTAAGGTGTGCATTTTGGCAAAAAATATGGGATGAATAGTTCAACTTTTTTTGTTTCTTGTGGCTTGGACTACGTAATTGGACCTTGCTTGTTGGCCTTGCATTTTCTTTTATAGGCTACTAAACAAAGGCCCTTACCAATTATTATCACCCCAACAGTTCAACTTTGTTTGTCGGTTTGTTGAAGTTTTGCTCCTTTTTCATCCCATGATCAATCCTTTCACCTTTGCATCTCGCCCTCCATTTCTCCACTCAGTCTCATCTACTGCCATTCTATGTGCTCCTTCCACAGCCCCTCCTTTTCCCTTCCTTATCTTTCCCTCTTCTCCATACTTCCTGCTCGGCTATGCTTCATCTTACTCCCTTAATCAAAGATCTGATAAGGTATTTtcgccttttttttttctcctttttatatGACAAACTAATTAGGATTCACGACTGCACGCCTTGCCTTCTGTAAAATTGCATCAAGTTTTGATTTTTACTTAGTAATGGCGGTGAGTTGTGTGGTAAGTTCTGGGTTGTTCATTTTGTTTGTCAGTATGGTTTAAGTGGGGACTTATGATTTGATTTATTTTGTAACCTAATCGATTTGTTCATTGAGCAGTAGATTAGCAAATCTTTTACTTTTAAAACTTCAATCGATTAATTCCTTAACACTGATAAGTAATAACAAATGAAATTGATAGAGAGAGAGTGCGTACCTGCGAAAAacccaaaaaaacacaaaaataaaaccctaaaccctaaaaatgTCAATTGATTGTTCTAGCGTTGAACAATTCCCTCCTCTGATCTCTGTTCCTAAAAACTCAACACAAACTAAAGCTACGGATCTTTGCATCTTCGACTACGATCCCTTTTTGTGGTGGCGGGGTCTGGAAGTGCGATGTGGGAAAACTAAGAGTGTTAATGAAGTTGTGGGCATTGCGCCATATGACCTGGACTCCCTCGTCCCTGAAGAACAGGAATGGGTAGTTCAGCGAAGGAGGAAAGGCAAAAGCCCTTTGGCGGTGATTGCAGAAGAGCCTGCTGACCTATTGCAATTCACTCAAGAAGATGTTAAGGAGGAACTGGAATTTTGGAAGAATTCGGTCTACTGCTTCGTGTTGGGTGCTAACCCGCCTGTGGAGGTGGTAGATGGCTTTATTAGGAGGATCTGGGCACATTTACCTATTGATAAGGTGTCCTTTCTTCCGAATGGAGTCTTTCTGGTTCGCTTTACTTCCAATCAGGCTAAAGATAGAGTCTTGCAGCAAGGTCATTTCTTATTTGACAACAAACCGCTTATTGTCAGGCCTTGGAGTGCAGATGTGGAGTTGGTGAAATCTGATGTCAAGGATGTACCAGTCTGGGTAAGGTTTATGAATTTACCTCTAAAATTTTGGGGGAAGTCTTTACCTAAACTTGCTGGTTTGTTAGGAAAATTTGTTCAATGTGATGCTGCAACTAAGGACAAAACTCGTCTAGGTTTTGCACGTGTCATGGTTGAAGTTCCGTTTGGAAAGGCCATCCATGCGTCTGTTAAATTTTTAGATGAGGATGGGATTGTGGTTACTATTAAGGTGGAGTGTGAGTGGAAGCCTGTCCTTTGCAAAAAATGTCAAGGAGTTGGGCACGAGGCTACTAATTGTAGGAAAGCTTCACCTCCACAGTCTCAGAAGGTAACTGTTCCTAAGGAAGGTCAAAAGCAGTGGAGACCAAAGACGCTTCCAAAAAAGACTGGTATTCCTGTGGTTGCCAAGCCTGTGGTATCTATACAGGAGGAGCCAAAGGATATGGAAGTTGTTCATACCCCAGTGGAGCTTCCAAACCAGTTTCAGGTGTCTTGGGCTAGGAATGGAAAGTATCACATGGTGAATACCCCTGCTAAGAAGATCATCAGACTCAGTAGACAGGAGCTGTTGGACCATGGTCGGAGTTCTGGTAAACTAGGTACCTCTAATCTTCTGGAATCTCTAAATAATATGACTCCTAAAGCTGGCATTGGTGTAACTGGTAGTGTGTTACCTCCTTTTGGGGGTAATGCATAATTTTGGCTTTTGGAACATTAGGGGATTGAATAGTCCAACAAAACAAAATACGATTAAATGGTTTCTTCATCAGCATCAGGTTGGACtatttggtctccttgagacaaaggtgaAACCTTTGTCTCTAAATAGTATCGAGCTAATATCTGTACAAACCGGTGTCTTTCTACAAATCTTTGTCTATCATAAGGAGGAGGACGATCTCGGGTACTTTGGAACCCCTCTATGTACTATGTTAATTTTCTAGACTATGGAGCTCAGTATATTCACATGGAGGTAAGGGATTTGAGTACTAGCTATAAGTTCAATGTTACAATGATTTATGCTTTCAATGATGTCAAAGAGAGGAAAGAGCTTTGGGCAAAGCTTATAGCTTTTAAAAGAATTTATAAGGGTCCTTGGGTTCTATGTGGGGATTTCAATACTTGTGATGGTCCCTTCGAAAAGGTTGGGTGGCAATTCTACTTTTGAGGAGATGGATGATTTTCAAGAATGTGTCAATGAGTGTGGAGTGACCGATTGTTACGCAATTGGGTCGTTTTTCACTTGAAATAACAAACAGAGCCCGCCTCGAGGGTTTTTAGTAGACTTGATAGATGTTTGGTTAATGATGAATGGATGAGAGACAACCCTCTTGCTTATGCTCATTTCTATCCCGAGGGGTTTTTGATCATACTCAGTGTGTGTGGTGCAAGTTCAGAATGATGTGGAGAAACCTAGGAGGGCTTTTAAATACTATAATATGTGGAGTCGAGGCTATAGAGTTTAAAGACTCGTATTCAATGGCAGTCCGGAATCGATTGTTCCTGGTACTCCTATGTTTCAGGTTGTCAAGAAGTTAAAAGCTCTTAAAGGGCCCTTGAAGCATCTAAACAAAGAGAATTTTGATGATGTGGTGAATAATAAAGCTAGGGCTTCTATGAATTTGGAGTTTATTCAACAAAAGCTCGGGGATGATCCTCCGAATCTGTCTTTGTTGAATCATGAAAAAGAGGCTCTTGATAGCTTTAAGTTCCTGGAAAAAGCTTGTGCTGAGTTTCTTCTGCAAAAATCTAAAGCTATATGGGTGGATCAGGGGGATGATAATACTAAGTACTTCCACAATATTATTAAAGGCAAGCAATCCAGGAATAAGGTtattaaaattgaaaatttgaaaggCAACTGCTGTGAGGATCCTAAGTCCATACGGGGGCTTTCCCGGAGTTTTATGAACAACTCCTTCGTCTTCTTGAACTGTTTTGAACATTAGCTCTTCTTTGTTCAATCGGGAAGGGATGCACAAGTGCTCATCATCTTGTTCTCCTTGCTCCGAGAACTAAAGAAGAGATTAAGCGAGTTATGTTTTCCATTCCTAGTCACAAGGCGAGGCCCCGATGGCTACTCAAGTGCCTTTTTTAAAGATTCTTGGGATGTGGTGGGGGATTCAGTGTGCTCTGCAATTCAGGATTTCTTTCATTCGGGAAGTTATTGAAGCAAATTTGAATCATACTCTCATTACCTTGGTTCCTAAATGTGCTTTACCTCGAAATGTGACCCAATTCG is a genomic window containing:
- the LOC141633930 gene encoding myb family transcription factor PHL6-like isoform X3 — translated: MTHRGRASLTIHDSKKGPYVDLSYVETCQGSVLNESSFPSTFKKIEKLRPLSHVPASLPEKSGLSNECPSRASMFCTNLYQSSSSNSESQRQLGNLPFLPTPSTPSIHSIKTNLLMQDDSDNLYDQLRHSENSFRDFLNYPGDTSDGEYDDVTCGSDSFALNEQLELQLLSDELHIAMTDSGENPGINEIYEVSPVASRPAEAAVHSTPQSAPPSVNAVSSHKAPVNTTPHRTRMRWTPELHERFVDAVNKLDGAEKATPKGVLKLMNVEGVTIYHVKSHLQKYRVAKYIPEKKEDKKTSSSEEKRTQSSNKACDGSNKGSITEALRMQMEVQKQLHEQLEVFIYLLKLLIRCSEVRRII
- the LOC141633930 gene encoding myb family transcription factor PHL6-like isoform X2, which codes for MTHRGRASLTIHDSKKGPYVDLSYVETCQGSVLNESSFPSTFKKIEKLRPLSHVPASLPEKSGLSNECPSRASMFCTNLYQSSSSNSESQRQLGNLPFLPTPSTPSIHSIKTNLLMQDDSDNLYDQLRHSENSFRDFLNYPGDTSDGEYDDVTCGSDSFALNEQLELQLLSDELHIAMTDSGENPGINEIYEVSPVASRPAEAAVHSTPQSAPPSVNAVSSHKAPVNTTPHRTRMRWTPELHERFVDAVNKLDGAEKATPKGVLKLMNVEGVTIYHVKSHLQKYRVAKYIPEKKEDKKTSSSEEKRTQSSNKACDGSNKGSITEALRMQMEVQKQLHEQLEVQRQHQVRIEEHARYLQKILEEQQKTRCALVSTRQHLPVRPNH
- the LOC141633930 gene encoding myb family transcription factor PHL6-like isoform X1 codes for the protein MTHRGRASLTIHDSKKGPYVDLSYVETCQGSVLNESSFPSTFKKIEKLRPLSHVPASLPEKSGLSNECPSRASMFCTNLYQSSSSNSESQRQLGNLPFLPTPSTPSIHSIKTNLLMQDDSDNLYDQLRHSENSFRDFLNYPGDTSDGEYDDVTCGSDSFALNEQLELQLLSDELHIAMTDSGENPGINEIYEVSPVASRPAEAAVHSTPQSAPPSVNAVSSHKAPVNTTPHRTRMRWTPELHERFVDAVNKLDGAEKATPKGVLKLMNVEGVTIYHVKSHLQKYRVAKYIPEKKEDKKTSSSEEKRTQSSNKACDGSNKGSITEALRMQMEVQKQLHEQLEMLGSSQDYLNNAVAAGDPVSELLEIGCVQLGRSFRQLKSHLSMRIKHGLTIICLSLTMVKVKMDKASLMLLSFGCYLDHPM
- the LOC141633930 gene encoding myb family transcription factor PHL6-like isoform X4, which codes for MTHRGRASLTIHDSKKGPYVDLSYVETCQGSVLNESSFPSTFKKIEKLRPLSHVPASLPEKSGLSNECPSRASMFCTNLYQSSSSNSESQRQLGNLPFLPTPSTPSIHSIKTNLLMQDDSDNLYDQLRHSENSFRDFLNYPGDTSDGEYDDVTCGSDSFALNEQLELQLLSDELHIAMTDSGENPGINEIYEVSPVASRPAEAAVHSTPQSAPPSVNAVSSHKAPVNTTPHRTRMRWTPELHERFVDAVNKLDGAEKATPKGVLKLMNVEGVTIYHVKSHLQKYRVAKYIPEKKEDKKTSSSEEKRTQSSNKACDGSNKGSITEALRMQMEVQKQLHEQLEVTFQCGSSMDLQLYA
- the LOC141633929 gene encoding uncharacterized protein LOC141633929, whose product is MSIDCSSVEQFPPLISVPKNSTQTKATDLCIFDYDPFLWWRGLEVRCGKTKSVNEVVGIAPYDLDSLVPEEQEWVVQRRRKGKSPLAVIAEEPADLLQFTQEDVKEELEFWKNSVYCFVLGANPPVEVVDGFIRRIWAHLPIDKVSFLPNGVFLVRFTSNQAKDRVLQQGHFLFDNKPLIVRPWSADVELVKSDVKDVPVWVRFMNLPLKFWGKSLPKLAGLLGKFVQCDAATKDKTRLGFARVMVEVPFGKAIHASVKFLDEDGIVVTIKVECEWKPVLCKKCQGVGHEATNCRKASPPQSQKVTVPKEGQKQWRPKTLPKKTGIPVVAKPVVSIQEEPKDMEVVHTPVELPNQFQVSWARNGKYHMVNTPAKKIIRLSRQELLDHGRSSGKLGTSNLLESLNNMTPKAGIGVTGSVLPPFGGNA
- the LOC141633930 gene encoding myb family transcription factor PHL6-like isoform X5 yields the protein MTHRGRASLTIHDSKKGPYVDLSYVETCQGSVLNESSFPSTFKKIEKLRPLSHVPASLPEKSGLSNECPSRASMFCTNLYQSSSSNSESQRQLGNLPFLPTPSTPSIHSIKTNLLMQDDSDNLYDQLRHSENSFRDFLNYPGDTSDGEYDDVTCGSDSFALNEQLELQLLSDELHIAMTDSGENPGINEIYEVSPVASRPAEAAVHSTPQSAPPSVNAVSSHKAPVNTTPHRTRMRWTPELHERFVDAVNKLDGAEKATPKGVLKLMNVEGVTIYHVKSHLQKYRVAKYIPEKKEDKKTSSSEEKRTQSSNKACDGSNKGSITEALRMQMEVQKQLHEQLELLIRCSEVRRII